One segment of Eriocheir sinensis breed Jianghai 21 chromosome 69, ASM2467909v1, whole genome shotgun sequence DNA contains the following:
- the LOC126988554 gene encoding T-complex protein 1 subunit beta-like: protein MALALNPIQIMKSEAEEERSETARLSSFIGAIAVGDLVRSTLGPRGMDKILVAMGRSEGQIEVTNDGATILRNIGVDNPAAKILVDISKTQDDEVGDGTTSVVVLASELLREAEKLVSMRLHPQTIIAGYRKATDAARTALTNAARDNSANPESFKEDLMRIAKTTLSSKILAQHKEFFAKLAVDAVLRLKGSGNLDAIQIIKKTGGTLGDSFLDEGFILEKKIGVNQPKRIEKARILVANTPMDTDKIKVFGSKISVDSTAKVAELELAEKEKMKAKVQKILKHDINVFINRQLIYNYPEQLFADAGVMAIEHADFAGIERLALVTGGEIASTFDAPELVNLGTCDVIEECIIGEDRMIRFSGVKMGEACTVVLRGATTQILEEAERSLHDALCVLTQTVKETRVVYGGGCSETLMARAVQEAATHMPGKEALAMESFAKALLTIPITISDNAGFDSAQLLSELRAGHADGGDTLGLNMEDGTIDCMAQVGITESFQVKRQVLLSAAEAAEMILRVDDILKAAPRKRTTDMGHC from the exons GCGCTGGCACTCAACCCCATCCAGATCATGAAgtccgaggcggaggaggagcgcTCTGAGACGGCGAGACTCAGCTCCTTCATCGGGGCCATCGCTGTCGGGGACCTCGTGCGCTCCACCCTAGGGCCGCGGGGCATGGACAAGATACTGGTAGCCATGGGACGGAgcgagg gtCAGATTGAGGTCACCAACGACGGGGCAACCATCCTGCGTAACATCGGAGTGGACAACCCAGCCGCCAAGATCCTGGTTGACATTAGCAAGACCCAGGAcgatgag GTCGGCGACGGCACCACCTCCGTTGTCGTCCTTGCCTCCGAGCTGCTGCGGGAGGCCGAGAAGCTTGTGTCTATGCGGCTGCACCCACAGACCATCATCGCCGGCTACCGCAAGGCTACCGACGCAGCGCGCACCGCCCTCACCAACGCTGCCAGGGACAACTCAGCCAACCCAGAGAGCTTCAAGGAGGACCTCATGAGG atCGCCAAGACCACCCTCAGCTCCAAGATTCTGGCACAGCACAAGGAGTTCTTCGCCAAGCTCGCCGTGGACGCCGTGCTGCGGCTGAAGGGCTCCGGCAACCTGGACGCCATTCAGATCATCAAGAAGACTGGCGGCACGCTGGGGGACTCCTTCCTGGACGAGG gcttcATACTGGAGAAAAAGATTGGCGTTAACCAGCCCAAGAGGATCGAGAAGGCGCGCATTCTGGTCGCTAACACCCCAATGGACACAGACAAGATTAAGGTGTTCGGCTCCAAGATCTCCGTGGACTCAACAgctaag gtGGCCGAGCTTGAGCTTGccgagaaggagaagatgaaggccAAGGTTCAGAAGATCCTCAAACACGACATCAACGTTTTCATCAACAG ACAGCTGATCTACAACTACCCCGAGCAGCTGTTTGCCGACGCAGGAGTGATGGCCATTGAACATGCAGACTTTGCCGGGATTGAGCGTCTTGCCCTCGTGACCGGCGGAGAGATTGCCTCCACCTTCGACGCCCCTGAGCTGGTCAACCTCGGCACTTGTGATGTCAttgaggag TGCATCATCGGGGAGGACCGCATGATCCGATTCTCCGGGGTCAAGATGGGAGAGGCGTGCACTGTCGTTCTCCGCGGGGCCACCACACAGATCTTGGAGGAGGCCGAGCGCTCCCTCCACGACGCTCTCTGTGTGCTTACCCAGACCGTCAAGGAGACCCGCGTGGTGTATGGTGGAG GGTGCAGCGAGACCCTGATGGCGCGTGCAGTCCAGGAGGCGGCCACACACATGCCAGGGAAGGAAGCGCTGGCCATGGAATCCTTCGCCAAAGCTCTCCTCACCATCCCCATAACCATCTCAGACAATGCTGGCTTCGACTCCGCGCAGCTGTTGTCGGAGCTCCGCGCAGGGCATGCCGACGGCGGGGACACCTTAGGGCTGAACATGGAGGACGGGACCATCGACTGCATGGCCCAGGTCGGCATCACAGAGAGTTTCCAGGTCAAGCGTCAGGTCTTGTTGTCCGCGGCAGAGGCAGCGGAGATGATTCTCAGGGTGGACGATATTCTCAAGGCTGCCCCGAGGAAGAGGACCACCGACATGGGACACTGttaa
- the LOC126988553 gene encoding protein O-mannosyl-transferase 2-like isoform X2 — protein MASETSKKSKDVRKSSTGNLTVDKIFAKYRTCDSAAVWWAVFGVVCALTAATRFYNVGQPEHVVWDETHFGKFGSWYINRTFFFDVHPPLGKMLIGAFGYMTGYDGTFPFVKPGDSYEGVNYLGMRVCCTAMGACLVPFAFIIVWEMTQSLPAATFASSLILFDIGLLTLTQYILLDPILLFFIMGSVVGCVKFHAQRHRAFGAAWWGWLSFTGVMLSGSVSTKFVGLFVVVYVGLHTIATLWDIYGDLKNPLTLVAKHFLARALGLILLPIILYCVYFYIHLTILCRSGNGDGFYSSAFQSQLEGNSLYNASMPLELAFGAEVTLKNARTGGGYLHSHIHLYPEGVGARQQQITTYSHKDFNNRWLVKKWNAEPADWDDEEAPIELVKNGDLVRLEHVPTGRNLHSHREPAPVTKRHHQITGYGENGEGDVNDVWRVEVEGGAEGEVVKTVVHRLRFIHYLVGCALMSHNKQLPKWGYEQMEVTCNPNVHDTNNLWNIEDNQFPKLPNSSFEIYAPNFLEKFLESHTVMFQGNSGLKPKEGEITSQPWQWPINFKGQWFSAIDGFKVYLLGHPLIWWGNLVILAAFLLLYCHHAYANKRGTPVDSATRARRARAMGACGWLVLAWALHYLPFYAMGRILYFHHYFPALLFSSMLTGVMLDYLFESLPDLVPGYLSSSVYPWLTGVFYSGLAMSFYLFSPLAYGMHNLEPGWANHTIHALRWLDTWEF, from the exons CTTCAAAGAAAAGCAAAGATGTCCGGAAATCCTCGACGGGGAACTTAACAGTGGACAAGATCTTCGCTAAATACAG GACATGCGACTCTGCGGCTGTGTGGTGGGCTGTCTTTGGGGTCGTCTGTGCCCTGACAGCTGCTACCCGGTTCTATAACGTCGGACAGCCTGAGcatgttgt GTGGGACGAGACTCACTTCGGCAAGTTTGGCAGCTGGTACATCAATCGGACCTTCTTCTTTGATGTCCACCCCCCCCTGGGCAAg ATGCTGATTGGTGCTTTTGGGTACATGACGGGGTATGATGGAACCTTCCCCTTCGTCAAACCTGGAGACTCCTACGAAGGGGTCAACTACCTGGGGATGAGAgtg tgCTGCACGGCGATGGGAGCGTGCCTGGTTCCATTCGCCTTCATCATCGTGTGGGAGATGACGCAATCCCTCCCGGCGGCCACGTTTGCCTCCTCGCTTATCCTGTTCG ACATCGGGCTTCTCACCTTGACGCAGTACATCCTCCTCGACCCTATACTGCTGTTTTTCATCATGGGATCTGTTGTGGGATGTGTCAAATTCCATGCACAGAGGCAcag AGCGTTCGGGGCCGCCTGGTGGGGCTGGTTGTCCTTCACCGGGGTCATGCTGTCCGGGTCTGTCTCAACCAAATTCGTGGGTCTGTTCGTGGTTGTCTATGTCGGGTTGCACACCATCGCCACACTCTGGGACATCTATGGCGACCTGAAGAACCCAttg aCACTGGTAGCCAAACACTTCCTGGCGAGAGCTCTGGGACTCATCCTCCTCCCTATCATCCTCTACTGTGTCTACTTCTACATCCATCTGACCATCTTGTGTagaag CGGAAATGGTGACGGATTCTACAGCTCAGCCTTCCAGTCCCAGCTTGAAGGGAACTCTCTGTACAATGCTTCTATGCCCTTAG aGCTAGCCTTTGGAGCGGAGGTGACCCTGAAGAACGCGAGGACAGGTGGAGGTTATCTACATTCCCATATCCACCTGTATCCGGAAGGGGTTGGCGCCAGGCAGCAACAAATTACAACCTACTCCCACAAGGATTTCAATAACAGATG GCTGGTCAAGAAGTGGAATGCCGAGCCTGCCGATTGGGATGACGAGGAAGCCCCCATTGAGCTGGTGAAGAACGGGGATCTGGTGAGGCTGGAGCATGTGCCCACCGGGAGGAATTTGCACTCCCACCGAGAGCCTGCGCCCGTCACCAAAAGACACCATCAGATTACGGGATATggcgag AACGGCGAGGGAGACGTGAATGATGTTTGGCGCGTGGAAGTGGAGGGCGGAGCGGAGGGTGAGGTGGTCAAGACAGTGGTCCACCGACTCCGCTTCATCCACTACTTGGTGGGATGTGCGCTCATGTCGCACAATAAACAGCTGCCcaaatg GGGTTATGAACAGATGGAGGTCACCTGTAACCCCAATGTTCATGACACCAACAACCTCTGGAACATTGAAGACAACCAGTTCCCtaaac tgcccAACTCCAGCTTTGAGATCTATGCCCCGAACTTCCTTGAAAAGTTCCTTGAGTCCCACACAGTCATGTTCCAAGGCAACTCAGGACTGAAGCCCAAGGAGGGGGAGATCACATCCCAGCCTTGGCAGTGGCCGATCAACTtcaag gggcaatGGTTTAGCGCAATCGATGGCTTCAAAGTGTACCTCCTCGGACATCCCCTTATATGGTGGGGTAACCTGGTGATCCTcgctgccttccttctcctctactgcCACCACGCCTATGCCAACAAGCGTGGCACCCCTGTAGACAGTGCCACGAGAG cGCGGCGAGCCAGGGCCATGGGTGCTTGCGGGTGGCtggttctggcatgggcactccacTATCTTCCGTTCTATGCCATGGGGCGGATACTCTACTTCCACCACTATTTCCCGGCCCTGCTCTTCTCCTCCATGCTGACcg GTGTGATGCTGGATTACCTGTTCGAGTCCCTGCCTGACCTGGTGCCGGGCTACCTCTCATCGTCCGTCTACCCCTGGCTCACCGGCGTGTTCTACTCCGGTCTGgccatgag TTTCTACCTGTTCTCCCCGCTGGCGTATGGGATGCACAACCTGGAGCCGGGCTGGGCCAACCACACGATCCACGCCCTCCGCTGGCTCGACACATGGGAGTTCTGA
- the LOC126988553 gene encoding protein O-mannosyl-transferase 2-like isoform X1 encodes MASETSKKSKDVRKSSTGNLTVDKIFAKYRTCDSAAVWWAVFGVVCALTAATRFYNVGQPEHVVWDETHFGKFGSWYINRTFFFDVHPPLGKMLIGAFGYMTGYDGTFPFVKPGDSYEGVNYLGMRVCCTAMGACLVPFAFIIVWEMTQSLPAATFASSLILFDIGLLTLTQYILLDPILLFFIMGSVVGCVKFHAQRHRAFGAAWWGWLSFTGVMLSGSVSTKFVGLFVVVYVGLHTIATLWDIYGDLKNPLTLVAKHFLARALGLILLPIILYCVYFYIHLTILCRSGNGDGFYSSAFQSQLEGNSLYNASMPLELAFGAEVTLKNARTGGGYLHSHIHLYPEGVGARQQQITTYSHKDFNNRWLVKKWNAEPADWDDEEAPIELVKNGDLVRLEHVPTGRNLHSHREPAPVTKRHHQITGYGENGEGDVNDVWRVEVEGGAEGEVVKTVVHRLRFIHYLVGCALMSHNKQLPKWGYEQMEVTCNPNVHDTNNLWNIEDNQFPKLPNSSFEIYAPNFLEKFLESHTVMFQGNSGLKPKEGEITSQPWQWPINFKGQHFSGGTPKIYLLGNPLVFWANLAALFGYVCSYVCAAYRRKRGGGRCSGGEEEGNARRARAMGACGWLVLAWALHYLPFYAMGRILYFHHYFPALLFSSMLTGVMLDYLFESLPDLVPGYLSSSVYPWLTGVFYSGLAMSFYLFSPLAYGMHNLEPGWANHTIHALRWLDTWEF; translated from the exons CTTCAAAGAAAAGCAAAGATGTCCGGAAATCCTCGACGGGGAACTTAACAGTGGACAAGATCTTCGCTAAATACAG GACATGCGACTCTGCGGCTGTGTGGTGGGCTGTCTTTGGGGTCGTCTGTGCCCTGACAGCTGCTACCCGGTTCTATAACGTCGGACAGCCTGAGcatgttgt GTGGGACGAGACTCACTTCGGCAAGTTTGGCAGCTGGTACATCAATCGGACCTTCTTCTTTGATGTCCACCCCCCCCTGGGCAAg ATGCTGATTGGTGCTTTTGGGTACATGACGGGGTATGATGGAACCTTCCCCTTCGTCAAACCTGGAGACTCCTACGAAGGGGTCAACTACCTGGGGATGAGAgtg tgCTGCACGGCGATGGGAGCGTGCCTGGTTCCATTCGCCTTCATCATCGTGTGGGAGATGACGCAATCCCTCCCGGCGGCCACGTTTGCCTCCTCGCTTATCCTGTTCG ACATCGGGCTTCTCACCTTGACGCAGTACATCCTCCTCGACCCTATACTGCTGTTTTTCATCATGGGATCTGTTGTGGGATGTGTCAAATTCCATGCACAGAGGCAcag AGCGTTCGGGGCCGCCTGGTGGGGCTGGTTGTCCTTCACCGGGGTCATGCTGTCCGGGTCTGTCTCAACCAAATTCGTGGGTCTGTTCGTGGTTGTCTATGTCGGGTTGCACACCATCGCCACACTCTGGGACATCTATGGCGACCTGAAGAACCCAttg aCACTGGTAGCCAAACACTTCCTGGCGAGAGCTCTGGGACTCATCCTCCTCCCTATCATCCTCTACTGTGTCTACTTCTACATCCATCTGACCATCTTGTGTagaag CGGAAATGGTGACGGATTCTACAGCTCAGCCTTCCAGTCCCAGCTTGAAGGGAACTCTCTGTACAATGCTTCTATGCCCTTAG aGCTAGCCTTTGGAGCGGAGGTGACCCTGAAGAACGCGAGGACAGGTGGAGGTTATCTACATTCCCATATCCACCTGTATCCGGAAGGGGTTGGCGCCAGGCAGCAACAAATTACAACCTACTCCCACAAGGATTTCAATAACAGATG GCTGGTCAAGAAGTGGAATGCCGAGCCTGCCGATTGGGATGACGAGGAAGCCCCCATTGAGCTGGTGAAGAACGGGGATCTGGTGAGGCTGGAGCATGTGCCCACCGGGAGGAATTTGCACTCCCACCGAGAGCCTGCGCCCGTCACCAAAAGACACCATCAGATTACGGGATATggcgag AACGGCGAGGGAGACGTGAATGATGTTTGGCGCGTGGAAGTGGAGGGCGGAGCGGAGGGTGAGGTGGTCAAGACAGTGGTCCACCGACTCCGCTTCATCCACTACTTGGTGGGATGTGCGCTCATGTCGCACAATAAACAGCTGCCcaaatg GGGTTATGAACAGATGGAGGTCACCTGTAACCCCAATGTTCATGACACCAACAACCTCTGGAACATTGAAGACAACCAGTTCCCtaaac tgcccAACTCCAGCTTTGAGATCTATGCCCCGAACTTCCTTGAAAAGTTCCTTGAGTCCCACACAGTCATGTTCCAAGGCAACTCAGGACTGAAGCCCAAGGAGGGGGAGATCACATCCCAGCCTTGGCAGTGGCCGATCAACTtcaag ggTCAGCACTTCTCCGGAGGGACCCCCAAGATCTACCTCCTGGGCAACCCCCTGGTGTTTTGGGCTAACCTGGCCGCCCTGTTTGGCTACGTTTGTTCCTATGTTTGTGCGGCGTACCGGAGGAAGCGAggaggggggcggtgcagcggcggcgaggaggaagggaatg cGCGGCGAGCCAGGGCCATGGGTGCTTGCGGGTGGCtggttctggcatgggcactccacTATCTTCCGTTCTATGCCATGGGGCGGATACTCTACTTCCACCACTATTTCCCGGCCCTGCTCTTCTCCTCCATGCTGACcg GTGTGATGCTGGATTACCTGTTCGAGTCCCTGCCTGACCTGGTGCCGGGCTACCTCTCATCGTCCGTCTACCCCTGGCTCACCGGCGTGTTCTACTCCGGTCTGgccatgag TTTCTACCTGTTCTCCCCGCTGGCGTATGGGATGCACAACCTGGAGCCGGGCTGGGCCAACCACACGATCCACGCCCTCCGCTGGCTCGACACATGGGAGTTCTGA
- the LOC126988555 gene encoding uncharacterized protein LOC126988555: protein MKILSCVFLLLVQQEIGQAVKLLDAPIPLPEPTHRNPPRKHPRKLPYAPAPANPPTYASYNPSPASPAALTPMAAMARLQGLEVKCGRQGMNVELDFTLPFPGVIYSKGHFSDPACVYVKGDSAPSRSYKFTVPTGGCGTEGQVDEVEEGEEAYVENTIIVQSDPLIQEVWDEARSIKCVWATSLQKSVEFKPIKVYEPRKVDVQLDARAINTLMDIQKKREVGGSSSSSSSSSSSPTGYVHVGDDVSVVMYVQDPKVDANILTCNASTANGQQVALTDPRGCLLRPDLLTPFAKTRKTNGVEAGLMLYSYLKAFNIGESPEFVISCELEICEESCPETCLGGPQKKKRRRRSMEEEEVLEEEIISVSSSSYPSSSSSSSSSSSSSSKSVKVVLERGVVVVEKKKMKKKKEEEEEEEEEEEGHPSLTSHKKRERKTGCLMDTSLALLFVALLMSLVFFLGVLSAVLGVKVLGLRAELRRKGVL from the exons ATGAAGATTCTCTCGTGTGTGTTTCTGCTGCTGGTCCAG CAAGAGATCGGGCAGGCTGTCAAACTCCTAGACGCCCCAATCCCACTCCCAGAACCCACTCACAGAAACCCCCCAAGAAAACACCCACGGAAACTGCCCTACGCCCCTGCCCCGGCTAACCCCCCCACCTATGCCTCCTAcaacccttcccctgcctcccctgccgCCCTCACCCCTATGGCGGCTATGGCACGGCTGCAGGGGCTGGAAGTTAAGTGTGGACGGCAGGGGATGAATGTCGAGCTGGATTTCACTCTGCCGTTTCCAGGAGTGATCTATTCTAAGGGGCATTTTTCTGACCCCGCTTGTGTCTATGTGAAGGGAGACTCCGCGCCCTCTAGGAGTTATAA ATTCACGGTGCCCACGGGTGGATGTGGAACGGAGGGgcaggtggatgaggtggaggagggggaggaggcctATGTGGAGAACACCATCATAGTGCAATCCGATCCACTTATCCAGGAGGTTTGGGATGAGGCAAGGAGTATAAAATGCGTCTGGGCGACCTCCCTACAGAAGAGTGTGGAATTCAAGCCTATCAAAGTATATGAGCCGAGgaag GTCGACGTTCAGCTTGACGCAAGAGCTATCAACACTCTTATGGACAtacagaagaagagggaggtgggggggtcttcctcctcctcctcctcctcctcttcctccccgacTGGTTACGTACATGTAGGCGACGATGTGTCTGTTGTGATGTACGTccagg ACCCCAAGGTGGACGCGAACATTCTGACCTGCAACGCGAGCACAGCGAACGGTCAACAGGTCGCTTTGACTGACCCGCGCGGCTGTCTCTTGCGACCTGACCTGCTGACGCCCTTCGCTAAGACCCGGAAGACCAATGGAGTAGAGGCGGGGTTGATGCTCTACTCGTATCTGAAG gcgtTCAACATCGGAGAGAGCCCAGAGTTTGTCATCTCCTGTGAACTTGAAATCTGTGAGGAATCTTGCCCGGAGACCTGTCTTGGAggaccccagaagaagaagaggaggaggaggagtatggaggaggaggaggtattggaggAGGAGATCATAAGTGTGTCTAGTTCAagttatccttcttcctcctcctcctcctcctcttcctcttcctcctcttccaagagTGTGAAAGTCGTCTTAGAGAGAGGCgtggttgtggtggagaagaagaagatgaagaagaagaaggaagaggaggaggaggaggaggaggaagaggaag GTCACCCGTCACTCACCAGCcacaagaagagggagaggaagaccggGTGCCTCATGGATACCTCCCTGGCACTCCTGTTTGTGGCACTCCTGATGAGTCTGGTGTTCTTCCTGGGAGTCCTCAGTGCCGTGCTGGGCGTGAAGGTGTTGGGACTCAGGGCGGAGTTACGGAGGAAGGGTGTGCTGTGA